Part of the Bicyclus anynana chromosome 3, ilBicAnyn1.1, whole genome shotgun sequence genome is shown below.
tttctcgCTGTAGTGAGATGATTTATGTTTAGTTATAGTTACGCAGCAAATATTTTGGCATCTGGTGCCTTTGAATACCTGCCTCGAGATACTCAGTATTCTTTTCTTGAATTCCTCGCTTTGCTCGTGGTTCACTATTAGGATCATAGAATATATTGATTAAGATTCTTCGGTTGCTCGGCATTAAATACGCGCACTCGCTgtaaaaatcaattttgttCCTTAcccaaataattattttagtgcGGGTGGCAACACACTATGTTATCACTCGAGTGGTTGAGTGAGTTCGAGTCGAGTGTATTCAAGATTACTCATCGTGTCGTGTAATACTcacaaaggtttttttttcaaatatcgtGCTATTAAGGTTTGTTGTCAGTGATCTGGAAGAATGAATGAGACTTTCACCGATGCTGGCAAATGCGATAAAACTCCAGTTACATCTGGGTAgtataatttcaaattattattatatctttatcgatagagcgagctatgctaagagtatctctgcgtgatcgagtctgaaacgaggagatccgtagaagaactaaagtcaccgacatagctcaacaagtcgcgaagctgtggAAATGGGGGGTATATAgatcgaagagccaatggacattggggtcccaaggtgctggaatggcaaccccgcagtAGAAAGCGCAATATTGGTTGACCAgcccccaggtggactgacgacatcaagtgagtcgcggtgattcgctggatgcaggcgggtccctacaaaaggcccatgtcttGCTGTGGTAGTCCATCGgcagcttattaatcaaatttatttttgaaaaatggtaCTAAAATAAGTATAGTCTATAGTCTACCTATTTAAAACTAGGATAATTaccgatttatatttttagccaaatatttaaatcaacCCCCGCCCTGTAAGTTCCCATGGTGCGGGTAACAGTTTGTTTCATTCTTGAAAGTTGCCGCAATTTACGCTATTATTACGTAAAAACATCATACAACCAACTGTAtaagtaatatattctttggtcaccccatattaatttactctttgtgTTACACGCACTATGCTACAGCGCATGAACTGTAGgggtaaaaattaataacaatcgTCTTAAAGTTAGGTAGGTCTAAGAggaaaatatatctaatattttcCATAACCTTCAAGGCTATACGCATTAAAGTATACGGGACTCGCGATCGCGACGACCttcccccctagccaagtggtacgtcgattctctttctacgatcgctaacgcttggaaaacaagaaaaatgtatgggaatgacagatcttggtcaagtgacttgtcgatagcaaatgtcattcttaaacatctttctagttttcgaagtgttagcgatcgtagaaagagaatcgacgtgccacttggctatgggggcttaacattaacattaaaaaatataattattattttctagaGACGCCCATGCTTCGACACCGAGCGATGTTGAAGAAATTTCTTACTATGATATGTCTGGTGaaaaatatttgacaatatttaatcactatcattataaaaatactaagtaCTATCAGTAAGTTTATACATTTTAgtagatacatattttaatacagtagtaaagtataaagctaccataaatgttttttgtagagaaagcttgacggcctccgtggcgcagtggtatgcgcggtagatttacaagacggaggtcctgggttcgatccccggctgggccgattgaggttttctttattggtccaggtctggctggtgggaggcttcggctgtggctagttatcaccctaccgacaaagacgtaccgccaagcgatttagcgttccggtacgatgtcgtgtagaaaccgaaaggagtgtggattttcatcctcctcctaacaagttagcccgcttccatcttagactgcatcatcacttaccatcaggtgagattgtagtcaagggctaacttgtaaagaataaaaaaaaagctacttTGAAGAAAGCTGCCAAAgactaattatattttcatacatttttgatTACTAGTTTCGTAATGTTGTAACCAAGAAATATGTGGTTGTAACTGTTTCtatgtatgtacctaatttgttttataatgttgCAGTTATAAAAAACCACCATCCAGAATGGGCACAAACGAAGATGTAAAAAGCTTGACGAATACATTCAAAAATATGGATTACAATGTTACTTgttatgatgattttgattacgATGGAATAATGGACAAAGTTATAGAAAGTGAGTATGAGTAGTAGTCTGGTTACACGTATTTTTATTCGTGGTATCAATATTTAACACTGTTCGGAAGATTTTGTCTGTACTATAGGAGGTATACTAACTTACTACCAAGTATAATATAACTAACTATTGCTCTAGGATCGAAGAGTTAAGTCTTTGCAATGCATGCATTGCGCTCAGTGAAGAACATGAAAAAGGAAGTACCAACATGTTGATGTCATTTTCTTCGTTTCTAGATTTCTGATGTCGGtttttgattaataaacttttaaaaatacatcaattactataatattatttgcttCAACGATCACACTTTGTCTTATATCTCATGCAATAATATCATTATCGAGGTATCTCTAAAATTATCCGTATCTTTTTccttttatactattaaatttatataaatataaatcgacctatttagtaggtactcgtactacGGCACTTCCGaatattttcaaaaagaaaGCCAGTTATAGGCCTCTAATCTTTGAACCCCCCTATTTATATTTCTCTTATTTCTGTGGAAAATTAGGACAATATGCTTGACAACTTGGCAACGCTGCTTACAAGAATCCTCACGAACCTATACCTCCGTACTTTATATGTTTTATTGTTCCAGTAAGTAAACAGGATCATAAAGCAACATCATGTTTGTGCTTTGCATTTTTGACACATGGCCTGAAAGGCGGGGAACTATTTGCCGCAGATAGATCCTATCAGTTCAAAGACGTGACAACATTACTGGAAAACGGCCATCCTACTCTCGTCGGTAAACCGAAGATATTTTTCATTCAGGTAAACTTGTAAAAACAATCCCAAACCAATAACCATGTATATTACATACCCATATAATAATTTCCTCGTTTCAGTGTGGCTAGttgcagtttgatactgtgactatcgcgtcaacgtaaacgcgaatttctaaggaaatgAAACTGCGCCATTtcgtggcactactgcacaactgtttcaattccatatacattcgcgtttacgtttacgcgatcgttaCAGTACGAAAACACTAAAAACTCTCACTAGACACtctcattatttttacaacgtgttagtacctacataataattcTTTGAAACAGGCTTGCAGAGGGGACAAGGTAGATAGTGGCCGAAGGGTGGCAATTGACGGACCGGATGTGTCCGTAAATATTCCTACGCATGCGGATTTTCTCGTTTTGTACTCCAGTGTagaaagtaagtacctactagcaatgataattttatactgtagatcggttacgtccgtacaaaatcactgcaaaaagtgatccgaataataggctacaaaactgagcccACACGtacacaattttatctttaactccattatttatttatatatatatatatatatatactagcggacgcccgcgacttcgtccgcgtaaatttcgatgtcaactttactactacccctaccctagcctacccctacccctaccctaccattaccccaaccctaccctacccaacccctacatctaacctacccctacccccaccctaaccctaccctactccaaacctacccctaccctacccctaccttacctacaccctacccccatcctacccctaccctccccgtaccctatccctttcctacccctatcccacccgtacccctatctcacgcctatcctacccctgccctaccacttccctatcctacccgtacctctaccctaccactacccctaccctaccactaccctaaacccggccctaaacctaccctacccctacactacccctacgcttccctacccagtccttcgagagtggtggtatgaccaagagaaatgtagacttctatgctaataatataaagggataaagttcgtgtggttgtaggaggtaatctctggatctactggaccgatttggaaaattgttttaccaatagaaagctacgttatttgcgagttatggctatgtttgatccccatattcacacgggaacgggaactacgtaaatgaaagcgccgggcgtcatatagcggaatttctgcgttttttagaaattttgtattatctccgaaactatttaaataattaacttactgtaaagggcaaatcttatcaccataatatccttgtgattattaaataatttattttaataaggattaaagtttagtcgtataaataatgacgtaaacctaagtatataaaattaataatttttaaaacacacaaggtactatatctgctaatatatagaagatagatatatggtgtcgcggacttttttgtagaacttttaaagatacataaagcctccacacattaatatcaattttacacaatagttaaggcagcgcatgcgaataagtctgtttaagaggattttcagtccgacctgtatgacaaaaactgtgataactcggctaatatatatgatacccgtataaaatagcctatagcactccccgataatgtagcattctactgatgaaagaatttttaaaattggacctgtagttccgaagattaccccatttaaaaaatgtgacaaacttacaaactttacctctttataatattagtatagactagcggatgcccgcgacttcgtccgcgtgaaactcggaaaaccctacccctaccctacctctaccctactcctaccctacccctaccctacccctaccctaccctaccctacccctaccttacccctaccctacccctacgcgctgccttaaccattgtgtaaaattgatattaatgtatggaggctttatgtatctttaaaagttctacaaaaaagtccgcgacaccatatatctatcttctatatattagcagatatagtaccttttgtgttttaaaaattattaattttatatacttaggtttgcgtcattatttatgctacttaacttaaatccttatcaaaataaattatttaataatcacaaagatattatggAAATAAGATTTGcgctttatagtatgttaattagttaaatactttcggagataatacaaaatttctaaaagacgcagaaattccgctacatgacgccccgcgctttcaattacgtagttcccgttcccatgtgaatatggagatcaaacatagcctatgacactcgcaaataacgtagcttactactggtaaaagaattttctaaatcggtccagtagatccagagattacccctctttagtttcttgggaaatagtcctttggtcatcgcaccacgctcaaagggcaggaccgattttgctaaaggtaggggaagggtaggggtaaggtagggaaggtgtagggtacgagtagggtagggtagaggtaggggtacgatagggaagggtaggatagaggtagggtagggaaggggtagggtacgagtagggtagggtacgggtagggtagagtacgggtagcGTACaggtaaggtaggtgtagggtaagggtagggtagaggtaaggcagGGGGTAGGGGgaggtagggttagggttagcggtagggtaagggaaaagtaggggcacagtagggttgggtaggtttaggtagggagtagggtaaggtaggggtagggaaaaatccatggtttccgagggatttctaaaaaaactaattttacgcggacgaagtcgcgggcgtccgctagtaattattaaataaaaatatatttttcgttCTTGGAGTGACAATAAAGTGTTTCATGACAAAATCGAGAATGTCCaccatttttaaatgttttctgtattctccgttgagaataaaaaatactcgtgaaagaattattatcGATACGTTAATTAGTTATCGAGATAAAGAAGGAAAATACGAAATTGCCTatcacgtacaatatcgcgaccATTAATGGATGTCGATATAAATgagaactttgaatgcatgtaaaatcataactatttggtatttttaatacatatatgAAATCGacagtatcacactaataataataataataactattaataggtaggtataataaaaaggtaaatgtttgtttgtttgttacttcaaGCCacaagtactgaaccgattagatagaagatagattatGTCCTGGATTAAATAGGCATTAAGTAGGTAGGATAAGTtacaaaaaatccatggttcccgcgggatctgtcaaaaatacaatttaacgcaataaataataataataaactctgTAACACATCGTTAGAGGTATTCGAGTTTCATCTCTATTCTCTTTGATTTTTGCTGGATATCTTTAAATAAGAGTAGGTATTACCAGCTAGGATCATAGGGTTTTAGATTCCTGATCCCCTCGTGAATTGCCACACTCGTATATCTGTAAAACTTTTTCTTTACAATAGACTAGCAGAACCTTCGTTGTTTACGTGcacaaatacaaatcttttctctttatttgttgttgtttttttatgtgtaGATATTAAGCATaagttgttatttatttctgATTGTACCTTATACCTATTACTTACAGGTTTTGTGTCATACAGAAACAAAGAAGGTTCATTTTTAGTTCAAGAATTATGTGACGTTATAGACGAGTATTACAAAGAGTGggatattttacatattattacacTGGTGCACAGAAGAGTAGCCTATTACAGAAGCACGTACGCGCCAGCAAACCTCGCGATACACGATAAAAAGCAAATGCCTGAGACTCGTTATTCcttgacaaaattatttatgtttataaaaaaataatgacaggTAAAACGTActttaataaacattaataattaaagttctttttcctttaaaaaaaatctttctaaacaaataaaaaaataaaatcctgaatctatatatacttacaataaaactgtaacagggtAACAggttcaattctgtacattttctAATGAAATTTGATACTTTTAAGACCATAATAAGTATTAtgtacgaagaaggttataggatagaatatattaattgattatgaaacatggctaaatCTCACATGATATAAgttcggagtatgcccgatgaaattttcgcagtttggatcgtgctgcgttgcaagaaccagctcatgactaagggccccgtatggattcgaaactagtcgtgcatactccgaccttatatcacgtgagttttagcttgagttttaattttattgaattatatttttgtaaaatgattaacGGATTATGCATTATATAAAacgaattaaaacaatatataattatatgtataggggtagaaagtttacatctactttcacgCGGATGAGGCCGCGGGTGttcgctagtatattataatttcttatcTCCTCGTACAATACTAGTAACATAATCgctttgaaataaatatctatttCCAGTGTATCaagtgtacctacctatcttgtttaaatactagctgacccaGCGAATGTGAATTGATGGTAGACGTGTCAAAATTATTTAgagttgtatgttttttttcaatgcctcatcataaaaaaattaaaatgaaataaaattgtccaataaattaattcattaaacaaataaaacacccgactgcataaaatataaaaaaaaaattaaaagaaaaagaacaagctGTTCAGAAGtatagaaagcaattagaaaacagtcgggaccatATGAATTGGATAGATTGATTAtcgtctacattatttaataggccccggtgtttttttatttgtttaattaattaatttatttcacactttttagtaacgatagatggtgaatttcagATTCATTTGTATTCATACGTATAACcgaggttaagtaaatattcaaaaaattctacggGTCGCTCGGTGGGcaaatccgactcgcactttttcgatttttataatcaatatatttaatttagtctattttagatgttttataacttcacttcacaaactgCGTCATCCGCCGCGTGttttttgtatagacaattaataaataacgtttttctaattgtagttttttttaacatggccttGAAATCTCCATTTTAAATTCCTCTCAAAAAACCCttaaatttgatacccatattgcaatattagaaaaaaaaatcgtcgtcttgttggttttttattctgtaatattacatacatacattgttacataaatacatataaatacgcGCGGTACGCGCGAAAAATATTACCCTTCTTGCAGTtgggtaaaaagaaaaaaaaatatttgtggtgGACCGCCCTTTTGTCACTTAAGGCTAGACGACGCACCGACGGCGCTGCACCGCATCGCTCCCTCACCGCCGCCGCAATAGGCTATATAGTTGACAGTTTTTGTTGAAATGGTTTTAGTAGGTGATAGTATGGATCATtggttaataatacaaaaaaaaatacaaatgtcgTACCGTTTTTGAATCATGACTTAGAGAATCTTAAAATGTATTCCTGTATCCTATGTTAGTCATAGgatacattttaagattcattgcaagtttatttcaaaaaatataacttaatcaGCGTAGCAGTTTAAAAACAAGTGTGCTTTAATAGCTGCCTTACgagataataaaagtaaatggaCTTAAACGGGAATAAGCgaaaaattttaatacttattgataaatgatatggagatttaattttacagtgGACCACCAAGTATTTCCTACACGAAATGATAAGAGGGATCATATGCTAGCAAATTGTTGTGGGTAGATCGGGCAAAAATGTACAGagcttttgaaaaaaatatgatttttttttttaagaaatgtgaGTAAACGCTACTCCAAAGTGGATTTAAtggttgttttttgtttgttaacacCTTAGTACGTAAGATTATTAGAAAGAAGACTACGATGGGAAATATGAACACTTATAAATGTGAACTGGGAactagaattcagtttttcacaaatcccgcgggaaccatagatttttccgggatgaaaagtagcctttccaaatttcagtcaaatcgcttcagtagccgcagcgtaaaagaggaacaaacatacttacacacacacacacacacacacacacttacacaaactttcgcctttataatattgtattatgttgaATCATATCTAATATTGTAATATGTGTGAAGTGTGTTGAGAAACCCAAGTGGATTTTAGTATTCAATTTACACATAAAGTTTTACGTAGATGCAATGCAATTTTACGATGTTGTAATGATATTAAGATAATTAgcctaaaaataaaacgaagtttttactttttttctctatttctaCAAGAGGGGAATTTGGATATTTTGTTTCCACAATTTGGGGAATTTCACTTCCATTCTTCGGGAATTAGGTAAATTGGTGTTGGCAACGCTGGTCAGTGGTCGCAGGGTCGCAGAATGTCAGTAACGTCATAGACCAAGCTTTACTTGTCGTCTGTGTTGTCATCACAGTAAATATCATAGAGTAGAatccttagatacatagataataggtaGAAtcgtaaatatgttccttgctcATCACTCATGGTCTTTCTTCAATCTTGAATCTTCGTTTACCATTTAGTTCatttcatttgtcgtctgtggtctGTTCTGTGCAGTTAACTTTGTTGGCGGAGGCtttccaaaaattttttaatttctatttataaaCAGTTCTAATTTTTGACTACGacgtacaataataaatatgtaaattaaactgacatttattaataatgttaactgTTTATGTTTAGTGGTGGCAAAGTGCTTTTAGTTCAACATTGTTTATACTCCAAAAATGGTCTGGCGATGGATTTTGTTTGTATACGCCTTGTCTGTTATAACTAAAAGTTCACGTGTTACAGTGAACCAAGGGGATACTTTACCTCATCATGGACGATGTGAACCAATAACAATACAGTTTTGCCAGCAGATACAGTACAATCAAACAATTTTTCCAAACTTGCTGAACCACGCTAAACAGGAAGATGCTGGATCCGAAGTACATCAATATACACCTCTTATAAAAGTAAACTGTTCGCCAGACTTGAAATTCTTTTTGTGCTCAGTTTTTGCACCAGTTTGTACAATATTAAATGAACCTATTCCGCCTTGTCGTCATTTATGCGAATCTGCAAGACACAACTGCGATGAGATACTTATACATTTTGGATTTGAGTGGCCAAAGGCGTTAGAGTGTTCACGATTTCCAGTGGTTACAGATGAAAATGTTATATGTGTTGGGGATAACAATGTGACTCATGAACCTCGTAAGGCTACAGAGACCAAACTTCGGAAGGTAGATTACAAGTCAAACAATGATAGAGACCCTACAAAGTTACAAGGTGCTAAAGACCTTGGTTTTGTTTGTCcagtacattttaaaatacctaagaATCTGGATTTAGAGTATTCCCTGAAAGTTGGAGATAGAACTGAACGTGACTGTGGGGCACCATGCAACGGAATGTTTTTCAGTGAAGAGGAAAAAAGTTTTGCACGATCATGGATTGTTATTTGGGCCACTTTGTGCTCAATCAGTTGCTTGTTCACTGTTTTGACATTTGTAATAGATACAGATAGATTCCGCTATCCAGAGAGgcctataatttttttatcagtCTGTTATCTAATGGTTGCGGCAGCCTATGTTATGGGATGGGGTGCAGGAGACTCTGTCAGCTGCCAAGGGCCCTTTCCGTCAACTATTAGTGGAACAAGGTTGCCTAACATATCAGTTATTACACAAGGAACAAAACATGAGCCGTGTACAATCCTTTTTATGATTGTATATTTCTTCAGTATGGCATCTAGCATTTGGTGGGTTATTTTAACACTCACATGGTTTTTAGCAGCAGGATTGAAGTGGGGGCATGAAGCAATAGAAGCTAATTCACAATATTTTCATCTAGTGGCTTGGGCAGTGCCTGCCATTAAAACTATATCTATTCTAGCTATGGGCAAAGTTGATGGTAAgaaatttaataactttttaataataagaattagtaatatgaatattattatggtGGCCtaatacctatttctttatttacaggTGATGTACTCTCTGGTGTGTGCTATGTTGGGCTTTGGGATGCAGAAACTTTACGTGGTTTTGTATTGGCACCATTATGTGTTTATTTAGTCTTGGGCACTATATTTTTAATGGCAGGTTTTGTGTCACTATTCAGAATAAGAACAGTTATGAAACATGATGGTACCAAAACTGATAAATTGGAAAAGTTAATGATACGTATTGGTATATTTGGTGTGTTATACACTGTTCCTGCTCTTATTgtgatttcatgtttattttacgaACAGGCTTATTTTGACAAATGGATGGTGACATGGCACCGTGACATGTGCTCAACACCTCTCTACTCTATTCCATGCCCATTTACACATCAGGAGATGGAAAGGCCTAAATTTGAAGTGTTCATGATAAAATATCTTATGACAATGATTGTTGGCATCACATCAAGTTTTTGGATTTGGTCTGGTAAAACTCTAGTTTCATGGCATcaattttttgataaaataaggGGAAGACGAGTTGAAGCATATGTTTGATcttatattttgataaatcatggattatgcattttattttgatatcataacaaatgttttgtatttgtttgttttaaagttACAAAGAGATTGTCTCAGGTTAGATGGCTcttgacaaattaaatatttaattaagtttagcATTGCATCTGAATCTTTAGGTATGTACTTAATGTAAAAGAAGATTCTTTCAAGGGACACTTATTTCCAAATCACTATTGATTATAACAAAACTTTCTTTCATTTTTGGAGTAAACTACTATATAAAGTGCAAGTTTATTTGCACagttgtcaaaatttaattcaaagctTAAAACTTTGCACATTTTTGAACATAATATTGGCAGACTCAACCAAGCAGCCAGGAACCACATACAGTTTTCAAAaaccaatttttgtttttattttatatattttttttatttataaacttactatgcaacatttttcataatgttttatggttttaggaaattaaagaaatattttaatactcagagttaatattgaataattatttatatttgtgtacAAGTGTGCAGAGGCTTGAAGTTATGGTTAATGAGTTAGGCAGATTTTCTGTAGAGCTCTAAAAGTAATACCatacattgttttgttatatctcaGAGGAATTAGTGTTTTCAttgaatgatgaaaaaaattatggctttattagtattttataaaataagaaagagcacaaaaagttttttttttcttcttgtaCGGCCATCTGCGATCAGTCCTAAGacaataaacaaatatgttgcgagtgtcTGTCTTGTGGAGGTCGATCCTCATTAGGAGTCGGCGCTCATTTGGTGCGTCCTGTTCAACAAGTGATACTGATAGACATTTgttaatattcacattaaacTGTTTTGATAAAAGGTTGTGCATCCCTGAGTCACCTGGTTTCACCTAAAGATTCAAAATAGTTATagaattttttcataattaattgtattattactTCTATTAATTTGATCTTTTTTTCAATCTTTTTTGAGATTATTTATAAGGCTGACAATGTGAATATAAttctaacttttattttaatagtattacttagtttataaatataagtagCATTGTATGTGACAAAGGCGTACCTAATaatactacctacctatttctaaatctatttttataacatttttaattacgttatatatgtataacagtatttttttctgttaggTACAagtaattttacacaaaacttttttcatttaagtaCAATTATTCATAAATCCCAGTTTAATTgtttatgattttattgaattatttcGGGATTCTATTTATAAGGctgatataaaaaaatgagTGTAAATatatacatgatttttatttgaataacattacataataattagaattacaataatattaagtttactataaatgtacctaataaatcatatttttttgtattgaagGTTTTATTTCTACAAAC
Proteins encoded:
- the LOC112058547 gene encoding caspase isoform X2 encodes the protein MSGEKYLTIFNHYHYKNTKYYHYKKPPSRMGTNEDVKSLTNTFKNMDYNVTCYDDFDYDGIMDKVIEISKQDHKATSCLCFAFLTHGLKGGELFAADRSYQFKDVTTLLENGHPTLVGKPKIFFIQACRGDKVDSGRRVAIDGPDVSVNIPTHADFLVLYSSVESFVSYRNKEGSFLVQELCDVIDEYYKEWDILHIITLVHRRVAYYRSTYAPANLAIHDKKQMPETRYSLTKLFMFIKK
- the LOC112058547 gene encoding caspase isoform X1, whose product is MNETFTDAGKCDKTPVTSGDAHASTPSDVEEISYYDMSGEKYLTIFNHYHYKNTKYYHYKKPPSRMGTNEDVKSLTNTFKNMDYNVTCYDDFDYDGIMDKVIEISKQDHKATSCLCFAFLTHGLKGGELFAADRSYQFKDVTTLLENGHPTLVGKPKIFFIQACRGDKVDSGRRVAIDGPDVSVNIPTHADFLVLYSSVESFVSYRNKEGSFLVQELCDVIDEYYKEWDILHIITLVHRRVAYYRSTYAPANLAIHDKKQMPETRYSLTKLFMFIKK
- the LOC112058545 gene encoding frizzled-7-B translates to MVWRWILFVYALSVITKSSRVTVNQGDTLPHHGRCEPITIQFCQQIQYNQTIFPNLLNHAKQEDAGSEVHQYTPLIKVNCSPDLKFFLCSVFAPVCTILNEPIPPCRHLCESARHNCDEILIHFGFEWPKALECSRFPVVTDENVICVGDNNVTHEPRKATETKLRKVDYKSNNDRDPTKLQGAKDLGFVCPVHFKIPKNLDLEYSLKVGDRTERDCGAPCNGMFFSEEEKSFARSWIVIWATLCSISCLFTVLTFVIDTDRFRYPERPIIFLSVCYLMVAAAYVMGWGAGDSVSCQGPFPSTISGTRLPNISVITQGTKHEPCTILFMIVYFFSMASSIWWVILTLTWFLAAGLKWGHEAIEANSQYFHLVAWAVPAIKTISILAMGKVDGDVLSGVCYVGLWDAETLRGFVLAPLCVYLVLGTIFLMAGFVSLFRIRTVMKHDGTKTDKLEKLMIRIGIFGVLYTVPALIVISCLFYEQAYFDKWMVTWHRDMCSTPLYSIPCPFTHQEMERPKFEVFMIKYLMTMIVGITSSFWIWSGKTLVSWHQFFDKIRGRRVEAYV